GCGGCTTCGGTACCGTGACGGACGTAGCGGCACAGGTCTGGATCCAGTGCAAAGGCGTGGGCTTCACCGTGATCTACACGGCGATCGTCACCTACGTCATCCTCAAGGTGCTGGATATGGTCATGGGGCTGCGCGTTACCGAAGAGGAAGAAGCGGTCGGCCTCGATCTGGCGCAACACAACGAGCGCGGCTACAACTTGTAAGTACGCGGAAAAAAAGATGCCCGGCTTGCCGGGCATTTTTTTGCCTGGCGTTTGTCAGTCATACAGGCTCCGGCGGTTTTTGCGTCATGTTTGCGTCGGGACGTATAGAGCATTTTTCAGCATGCGAATGTCTTACAGGCATGTAGGCGTATTCGACACTTTGTTTTTTCCCAGAGCGCGCTAGAATGCGCGCCGATGGGCGGAGAACTGTATGTGGCAACAGACCCTGATTACCCTGCGGGCCAAGCCCCGGGGCTTTCACCTGGTGACCGACGAGTTGCTTGCCGGCTTGCCTGAATTAAAGGCGTGTCGCGTAGGACTGTTGCACCTGTGGTTGCAGCACACTTCGGCCTCGTTGACCGTCAACGAGAACGCCGACCCGGCGGTTCGCCGTGACTTCGAACGGTTTTTCAACTTGCTGGTGCCGCAAGGCCGCGCAGGGTTTGAACACAACGACGAAGGTCCGGACGATCTGCCGGCGCACTTCAAGGCCAGTCTCCTGGGCTGTCAGCTGAGTTTGCCGGTGAAGGCCGGCCGTTTGGCGATCGGGACGTGGCAGGGCGTTTACCTGGGCGAGCACCGTGATCATGGCGGTGCTCGCAAAGTCCTCGCCACCCTGCAGGGTGATGAGGCGTAAGCCACTGGTAATCCAGTGGATGTGATTTTTTTCCGGCGAGCTCGACAGAGGGTGAAGCTGGGCTATAACTAATCTGCTTTTCGCAAGTCATGAGGTAGAACATGAGCGACGATGATCTGGAAAACGACGACCTTGAAGTCGGTGACGAAGACGAGGCTGATGATAGCCTCGAAGCGGCGGCGGTTGACGACGTGCCTGACGAGGCCGATGACAGTGTAGGCGATGACGCTGCTCCCAAGGCCAAAGGCAAAGCCAAGGCCGCAGTGTCGGTCGATGAGTTGCCGAGCGTTGAGGCCAAGAACAAAGAGCGTGATGCCCTGGCCCGTGCGATGGAAGAGTTTCTCGCGAAAGGCGGCAAAGTGGTCGAGGTCGAGCCCAACGTGGTAGCCGATCCACCCAAGAAACCGGATAACAAGTACGGCAGCCGTCCTATCTGAGGCCAGCCACCTGCTTGTAAGAAAGAGCCCGCCGTCGCTGCGGGCTTTTTCATGCCTGATGATTTATTGAGTCTTATGCGATTCAACTGTGGAAGGTGGGCTTGCCCCCGGTAGCGGTGTATCAGTCCCCGGCTCCCAAAGTTAAATCTCCACGGTTATTGCCAGTTACGGAGCAGTTCCGGCAACTCCGTCAGGCTGCGAATCTGCGCATCCGGGCGCGTATCCGCCGCCCAAGTCTTGCCCGTCGGGTTGAACCACACTGCACGCAGCCCCGCCTGTTGCGCGCCGGCAATGTCGTCCCCAGGATGATCGCCCACATGCACCGCCGCACTGGCATCCACTCCGCCCCGTTGCAATGCCTCTTGAAACAACCGCGCATCCGGTTTGGCGATGCCGATGTCTTCAGCGCGCAGCGCGAAGTGAAAGTAGTCCGCCAGGCCTACACGCTGCACGTCGGCGTTGCCGTTGGTGATGACCCCCAGCAGATATTGGCGACGCAGCGCCTGCAGCATAGGCTCGGCTTCTGGGAAGACCGTCAGTTGATGACGTGCATGGATGAACGCTTCAAAGCACACATCAGCCATTTCGGTGGCTTCGGGCTGTGGATAACCGGCCTCTTCGAATGCATGCATCAATACCCGATGGCGCAACAGGCTGATGCGGTGCTTTAGCTCCGGGTGGCGTTGCAGCACCTGTTGGCGCAGGCTGGCGAAGTGCTCCAGGGGCAGGTCGCCCACTTTGGATGCATGGGTCGCCAACCATTCGCGCATCGATGCTTCGGCGCTGATGATGACGGGCACGTTGTCCCAGAGTGTGTCATCCAGGTCGAAAGTGATCAGCTTGATACTCATGAGTCGCTGTCCTTGATGCGTTTGGCTCGTGGATGGGCGCTGTCGTACACCGTTGCCAGGTGTTGGAAATCCAGGTGGGTGTAGATCTGCGTGGTCTTGATGTCGGAGTGGCCGAGCAGTTCCTGCACGGCGCGCAGGTCCTGGGACGACTCCAGCAGGTGGCTGGCGAAGGAGTGTCGCAGCATGTGCGGGTGCAGGTTCTGCCCCAGCTCGCGTTCGCCCGCGGCCTTGACCCGGACCTGAATGGCCCGTGGGCCGAGGCGCAGACCTTTTTGGCTGATAAACACGGCGTCATCTACCGGGTTGGCCAGCGCACGCAGC
The sequence above is drawn from the Pseudomonas quebecensis genome and encodes:
- a CDS encoding secondary thiamine-phosphate synthase enzyme YjbQ; translation: MWQQTLITLRAKPRGFHLVTDELLAGLPELKACRVGLLHLWLQHTSASLTVNENADPAVRRDFERFFNLLVPQGRAGFEHNDEGPDDLPAHFKASLLGCQLSLPVKAGRLAIGTWQGVYLGEHRDHGGARKVLATLQGDEA
- the sutA gene encoding transcriptional regulator SutA, with amino-acid sequence MSDDDLENDDLEVGDEDEADDSLEAAAVDDVPDEADDSVGDDAAPKAKGKAKAAVSVDELPSVEAKNKERDALARAMEEFLAKGGKVVEVEPNVVADPPKKPDNKYGSRPI
- a CDS encoding HAD family hydrolase, producing the protein MSIKLITFDLDDTLWDNVPVIISAEASMREWLATHASKVGDLPLEHFASLRQQVLQRHPELKHRISLLRHRVLMHAFEEAGYPQPEATEMADVCFEAFIHARHQLTVFPEAEPMLQALRRQYLLGVITNGNADVQRVGLADYFHFALRAEDIGIAKPDARLFQEALQRGGVDASAAVHVGDHPGDDIAGAQQAGLRAVWFNPTGKTWAADTRPDAQIRSLTELPELLRNWQ